GTACGGGATGGACGCCTGCCGGATCAGCCCGAGGTACTCGTTGTTGATCATGATCAGCACGAACGGCACGTGGTACTGCGCGGCCACCGCGAGTTCCTCGACCAGGTACTGGAATCCGTAGTCGCCGACGATGCCGACCACCTCGGCTCCGGGCACCGCCTTCTTCACCCCGATCGCCGCCGGGATCTCCCAGCCGAGCGGCCCGGCCTGGCCGCAGATCTGGTAGCGGCGCGGCTTGTACGCCTTCTGGTGCTGTCCGCCCCAGATCTGGTAGAGCCCGATCGCGGTGACGAAGTAGGTGTTCTCGTCGAAGATCTCGTTGATCTCCTTGTACACCCTCGGCGCCTTGATCGGCGTGGTCTCGAAGTCCTCACGACGGACCAAAGTGGACTTCAGCTCGGCGATGCGCGAGACCCAGCCGCCCGCCGGGCGCGCCGCGTCGCGTGCCTTCGCCGTGCGCAGCAAGGCCTGCAGGAACAGCTTGGCGTCGGAAACCACGCCGAGTTCCGGCGGGAACACCTTGCCCAGCTGCGTCGGCTCGATGTCGACGTGGATGAACTTGCGCTCACCGCGGTAGACGTCGAGCGCGCCGGTGTGGCGGTCACCGAAGCGCGCACCCACCGCCAGCACGGTGTCGGACTCCAAAAAGGACGCGTTGCCGTAACGCTGCGAGGTCTGCACCCCGGTGATCCCGGCGAACAGCGGGTGGTCCTCGTCGATCGCGCCCTTGCCCATCAGCGTGACCTGCACCGGGAGGTTCAGGTACTCGGCCAGTTCGCGCAGTTCGGCCGCGGCGTCGGCGATGATCACGCCACCACCGGCGAGCAGCAGCGGCCTTTCCGCCGCCAGCAACAGCTCCAGCGCACGCTCCACGCGAGGCTGGTGCGGGTGCACGGCTTCCACCGGCAGCGGTGCGTCGATCGAGGCGTCGTACTCGATCTCCTGCTGCGCGATGTCCACCGGGACGTCGATGAGCACCGGACCGGGACGGCCCGAGCGGGCCACGCGGAAGGCCTCCCGGAAGATCCACGGCGCGGTGGCCGCTTCCTTGATCTGCACCGACCACTTCGTCACCGGCTTGGCGATCTCCACGATGTCGACCGCCTGGAAGGCTTCCTGGTGCAGTTTCGACGAGGCCGCCTGCCCGGTGATGCAGATGATCGGGATCGAATCGGCCATCGCGGTGTACAACCCGGTGATCATGTTCGTGCCCGCCGGGCCGGAGGTGCCGATCGCCACGCCGACGCGGCCGTTGGTGCGGGCCCAGCCGTCAGCCATGTGCGTGGCGCCCTCCTCGTGGCGCACGGTCAGGTGCTCGATGCCGCCACGCACCTCCATCGCCTTGTACAGCGGCAGGATCGCCGCGCCGGGGCAGCCGAAGGCGATGTCCACGCCCTCGGACTTCAGCACCTCGACCACCGCTTCCATCGCGGGCATGCGTGCCATGTCAGTTACCCCCTCGGCCGGACAGCCGCTCGACGACGGCGAGCAGCGCGGAATGGTCGGAATCGCCGAGCCCTTGCGCGCGGGCGGCCTGCACCAGTGCGGCGACCTGGCCGCCGAACGGCAGCGACACCTCGGCCTGCCGCGCGGCGTCGAGCACGATGCCCATGTCCTTGTGGTGCAGGTCGATCCGGAAGCCGGGCCGGAAGTCCCGCGCCAGCATGGACTCCCGTTTGAGTTCGAGGATCCGGCTCGCGGCCAGCCCACCGGCCAGCACGTCGAGCCCGGCTTGAGCGTCCACACCGGACGCTTCCAGCAGCACGATCGCCTCGGCCACCAAGGCATAGGTACCGCCGACCACCAGCTGGTTGGCCGCCTTGACCACCTGGCCAGCGCCGTTCGGCCCGACCAGCGCGGCCACCTTGCCGACCGCGTCGAACACCGGCTTGGCGGCGTCGAAGTCGGCCCGCGTGCCACCGGCCATGATGGACAGCACCGCGTCGACCGCGCCCGCCTCACCACCGGAGACCGGCGCGTCGAGCACGCGGACCTCCTTGCGGGCCCCGGCTTCGGCCACCTTCTGCGAGGTTTCCGGCTTGATCGTGCTGAAGTCGATGAACAGGGTGCCGGGCTTGATCGTCTCGAACACCCCGCCCTCGCCGAGCACCACGGCTTCGACGTGCGGGTCGGCGGGCAGCATGGTGATCACCACGTCCGCGCCCTCGACCGCGTCGGCCACCGAACCGGCCGCCTTGCCGCCGTCCTCGGCGAGCCGGGCGACGGCTTTCGCTTCGAGGTCGTAGCCGGTCACGGTGAACCCGGCGCGCACCAGGTTGCGGGCCATCGGCGCGCCCATGATGCCGAGGCCGATGAATGCGAGGTCAGTCATGGAGTTCCTTCGTCGTCTGGGAAAGCCAGCCGAAGCTGTCGGCGCTGGAACCGGACGGCTGGTACTCCAGGCCCACGTAGCCGGAGTAGCCGTTCGCGGCGAGCTTGCCGAGGTAGCCGTCGATGTCGATCGCCCCGGTGCCGGGCTCGTTGCGGCCAGGGGCGTCGGCGATCTGCACGTGGCCGATCCGGCCCGTGTGCGCGGCGATGACCGTGTCGAGGTCGTCGCCGTTGACGGTCAGGTGGTAGAGATCGGCCAGCAGCCGCAGGTTCCAGCCGTGGTCCTCACGCTGGACCCGGTCGAGCACGCCGAGCGCGTCGGCGGCGGTGCGCAGCGGGTAGGCCGCGACCCCGCTCACCGGCTCGAGGAGCACCACCGCGCCGATGCCACCCGCCGCGCGGGCGGCGATCGCCAGGTTCTCGGCGGCGAGTTCGTCCTGTTCGGTGCCGTCTGTGCCGTCGATCCGATTGCCGTAGAGCGCGTTGAACGCCCGGCAGCCGAGTTCCTCGGCGATGCCGATCGCGATCGGCAGGCTCTCGCGGAACTCCCTGGACCGGTGCGGCAGCGAGACGAGCCCGCGGTCACCGGCGGGCAGGTCACCCGCGGCGAAGTTCAAGCCGATCAACTGGACTCCGGCGTCGCGCACCGCGCGGACGAACCGGGTCACCTCGGCGTCGCCGGGGGTCGGGGATTCGAACGGCCACCAGAACTCCACCGCGTCGAAGCCCGCCGCCTTGGCCGCGGCCGGGCGTTCGAGCAGGGGGAGTTCGGTGAACAGGATGGAGAGGTTCACGTCGAGCCGGAGTGCGTCCGGCACGGAGACGGTCATGCTGCCCTTTCCCGGGTCCGGCGGTAGGCCCGCCAGTCCCCGATCTCGGTGATGTCGCGGAGCTGGACGTGAGAGGTGTACGGGCGGCGCAGCAGCATCGCGAACGCCGAGCTGCCGTCGGCCAGTTCGACGACGCCGAGTTCCAGCTCGTGGGGTTCGGACGGCAGCACGTGGTCGCGCAGCGCGTCGAGGCCGATGTCGTAGACCTCGCCCGCGACCGCCGCGCCGCCGTGGGAAACCGGGAACAGCGCAGGGCACTGGTCGCCGACCGAGTAGAAGCGGTACTTCGGGGCCGTGGTGGTCGTGGTGACCAGCGGGGCCCCGCCGAGCAGGTGGTGCAGTGGTTCGCCGCGCATCGCGCCGCCGTTGAGGAACATCAGAGCCACAGCCGTCCTCCTGGGAATCGCTAGAAGAGTGCTTTCACGCCGTTGATGCCGAAGTAGACGGCGAAGACCAGCGCCAGCAGGGTGAGCAGCCAGCCGGCTTCGCGCCATTTGCCCTTTCCGGTCTTGACCAGCACGAAGGCGATCAGTCCGGCGCCGACGCCGTTGGTGATCGAGTAGGTGAACGGGATCAGCGCCGCGGTGAGGAACACCGGGATCGTGTAGTCCGGCTCGTTCCACGGGATGTTGCGGACCTGGGCCATCATCATGCCGCCGATGACCACCAGCGCCGGGGCCGCCGCCTGCGCCGGGACCACCCCGGCCAGCGGGGTGAACAGCAGGGTGAGCGCGAACAGCGCCCCGGTGACCACGCTCGCCAGCCCGGTCCGCGCGCCTTCGCCGACGCCCGCGGCCGACTCCATGAACACCGTGTTCGGGGAGGAGCCGGTGACCCCGCCCGCGACCGCGCCCGCGCCGTCGACCAGCAGGATCCGGCCCATGCCGGGCACCTTGCCGTCCTTGGACAATCCGGCTTCCTGCGAAACGCTGGTGATCGTGCCCATCGCGTCGAAGAAGCCGGACAGCACCAGGGTGAACAGGAAGATCGTCGCGGTCAGCGCCCCGGCCGAGACGAACCCGCCGAACAGGTCCACCTCACCGAGCAGCCCGAAGTCGGGAGCGGCGACGAAGTCCGTTGGCAGGGTCGGTTCGGTGCGGCCCCATTCGCCGAGGCCGAACCCGTCGTGCAGGACGACCGCGGCGACGGTGGCCACGCCGATGCTGATCAGCACCGCGCCGGGTACCTTGCGCGCCACCAGCACGGTCATCAGCAGCAGGCCGAAGCAGAACACCGCGATCGGCCAGCCGTCGAGGTGGCCGTCCACGCCGAGCTGCACCGGTACCGCGGTGCCCGCCGCGTCCGGGACACGGGTGACGAACCCGGCGCTGACCAGGCCGACGAGCGCGATGTAGAGCCCGATGCCGACGGTGATCGCGGTTTTCAGGGGCATCGGGATGGCGTTGAGGATCCGCTCGCGGATCCCGCTCGCGGCCATCAGCACGATGCAGAGGCCCTCCAGCACCACCAGGCCGAACGCCTGCGCCCAGGTCATCGACGGCGCCATCTGGAAGGCCACGATGCCGTTGATGCCGAGCCCGGCGGCCAGTGCCAGCGGAGCGTTGCCGACCACGCCCATCAGCACGGTCATCACCGCCGCCGAGAGCGCGGTCGCGGTGGTCAGCTGGGCGGTGCTCAGCTTGGTGCCGGTGATGTCCGCCGACGCGCCGAGGATGAGCGGGTTGAGCAGCACGATGTAGGCCATCGCGACGAAGGTGGTGATACCGCCGCGCACCTCGCGGCCGACGGTGCTCTGGCGCACCGAAATCCGGAAGAACCGGTCGAGCGGTGACCTGCGGGGTGGTTCGGGTTCGCCTTCGTGAACCCGGTCGTCGGGACGTGCCAGCGTCATTGGAGGCGTCCTCTCCCTTGCCGGTGGGTTTCGGGGACGTGCTTGTTCGTGGTGCTCCGGTCAGCGTTTTGTGCTCAGTAGTCGATGCGGTCGGGCTGGTCGAGCCAGGTCGCGAACGGGGTGAAACCGTCCTCTACGGACACCTGGGCCACGGGTACGGACCAGGTGTCACGAGGGGTGGAGAAAAGGTCGTAGAAGGCGAGGTCGTCGAAACCGGCCTTCGCCGCGTCGTGCCGGTCGGCCGCGTAGACCACGCGGTCGACCCGTGCCCACAGTGAGGAGGCCAGGCACATCGGGCACGGTTCGCAGGAGGACACCAGCACGCAGCCGTCCAGCTTGAAGGTGCCCAGCGCCTGGCAGGCCGCGCGGATCGCGACCACTTCCGCGTGCGCGGTCGGGTCGAGTTCCGGGGTGACCCGGTTGACGCCGGTCGCGACGATCTCGCCGTCGCGGACGATGAGCGCGCCGAACGGGCCGCCGCCTTCCTTGACGTTCTTCGCGGCCAGGCGCACGCATTCGGTGAGCCAGGCGGATTCGGCTGTTTCCGTGGTGGTCATGGTTCTCCTGCTTCGAGTCTTGGTGGCAACCACTCAGGTTCCGGTGATGTGCTCGGGCCGGATCGGCACGCGGGGCAGTTCCAGCCCGGTGGCCGCGCGAATGGCGTTCGCGATGGCCGGGGTGGCCGAGATGGTCGGCGGCTCACCGACCCCGCGGACGCCGTAGGGCGCGTGCGGGTCGGCGCGTTCCAGTACGTCGATGCGCATCGGCGGCATGTCCAGCACGGTCGGGATGAGGTAGTCGGTGAACGACGGGTTGCGCACCTTGCCGTCGCGGACCAGGATCTCCTCCATCACCGCCAGGCCGAGGCCCTGCGCCGAACCGCCCTGGATCTGCGCGACGACGGCGTCGGGATTCATCGCCTTGCCGACGTCCTGCGCGCAGTCGAGCTGCACGACCTTGACCAGGCCCAGTTCGGTGTCCACGTCGACCACCGCGCGGTGGGCGGAGAAGCCGTACTGGACGTGCGCGTCGCCCTGCCCGGTTTCCGGGTCGAGCGGATGGGTCGGGCGGTGGTGGTACTCCCGCGTTTCCTCGATGGCCTCGTCACCGAGGATATCCGCCAGCCCGGCCAGTACCTCACCGTCGGAAGCCACGAGTTTCCCGCCGGATAAGGACATTCCTTCGGTTGATCGTCCAAGTTGCCGTGCCGCGCGGGTGAAAACCCGGTCGGCGACCGCGCGGCACGCGTTGCGCACCGCGCCGCCGGTGATGTAGGTCTGGCGCGACGCCGAACTGGAGCCGGCGTCGCCGGCGCTGGTGTCCGCCGGGTGCACCGTCACGCGCGGCACACCGAGTTCCGTGCGCGCGATCTGCTGCTGCAGCGTGACCAGTCCCTGCCCGACCTCGGCCGCCGCGGTGTGCACCATGGCGACCGGCTCACCACCGATGACCTCGAGCCGCACCCTGGCGGTCGAATAGTCGTCGAGCCCTTCGGCGTAGGAGATGTTCTTGATCGTCACGCCGTAACCGACCCCGCGGACCACGCCTTCGCCGTGCGTGGTGTTCGACGCGCCGC
The genomic region above belongs to Amycolatopsis sp. YIM 10 and contains:
- the gcl gene encoding glyoxylate carboligase, with the protein product MARMPAMEAVVEVLKSEGVDIAFGCPGAAILPLYKAMEVRGGIEHLTVRHEEGATHMADGWARTNGRVGVAIGTSGPAGTNMITGLYTAMADSIPIICITGQAASSKLHQEAFQAVDIVEIAKPVTKWSVQIKEAATAPWIFREAFRVARSGRPGPVLIDVPVDIAQQEIEYDASIDAPLPVEAVHPHQPRVERALELLLAAERPLLLAGGGVIIADAAAELRELAEYLNLPVQVTLMGKGAIDEDHPLFAGITGVQTSQRYGNASFLESDTVLAVGARFGDRHTGALDVYRGERKFIHVDIEPTQLGKVFPPELGVVSDAKLFLQALLRTAKARDAARPAGGWVSRIAELKSTLVRREDFETTPIKAPRVYKEINEIFDENTYFVTAIGLYQIWGGQHQKAYKPRRYQICGQAGPLGWEIPAAIGVKKAVPGAEVVGIVGDYGFQYLVEELAVAAQYHVPFVLIMINNEYLGLIRQASIPYRMNYQVDIHYDEYGTDNVKVMEAYGCAGRRVVDPGDIRGTIEWARKEAVATSRPVLVEIMIEREANTPHGPAIDAVEEFEPLP
- a CDS encoding NCS2 family permease — its product is MTLARPDDRVHEGEPEPPRRSPLDRFFRISVRQSTVGREVRGGITTFVAMAYIVLLNPLILGASADITGTKLSTAQLTTATALSAAVMTVLMGVVGNAPLALAAGLGINGIVAFQMAPSMTWAQAFGLVVLEGLCIVLMAASGIRERILNAIPMPLKTAITVGIGLYIALVGLVSAGFVTRVPDAAGTAVPVQLGVDGHLDGWPIAVFCFGLLLMTVLVARKVPGAVLISIGVATVAAVVLHDGFGLGEWGRTEPTLPTDFVAAPDFGLLGEVDLFGGFVSAGALTATIFLFTLVLSGFFDAMGTITSVSQEAGLSKDGKVPGMGRILLVDGAGAVAGGVTGSSPNTVFMESAAGVGEGARTGLASVVTGALFALTLLFTPLAGVVPAQAAAPALVVIGGMMMAQVRNIPWNEPDYTIPVFLTAALIPFTYSITNGVGAGLIAFVLVKTGKGKWREAGWLLTLLALVFAVYFGINGVKALF
- a CDS encoding 2-hydroxy-3-oxopropionate reductase; the protein is MTDLAFIGLGIMGAPMARNLVRAGFTVTGYDLEAKAVARLAEDGGKAAGSVADAVEGADVVITMLPADPHVEAVVLGEGGVFETIKPGTLFIDFSTIKPETSQKVAEAGARKEVRVLDAPVSGGEAGAVDAVLSIMAGGTRADFDAAKPVFDAVGKVAALVGPNGAGQVVKAANQLVVGGTYALVAEAIVLLEASGVDAQAGLDVLAGGLAASRILELKRESMLARDFRPGFRIDLHHKDMGIVLDAARQAEVSLPFGGQVAALVQAARAQGLGDSDHSALLAVVERLSGRGGN
- a CDS encoding nucleoside deaminase → MTTTETAESAWLTECVRLAAKNVKEGGGPFGALIVRDGEIVATGVNRVTPELDPTAHAEVVAIRAACQALGTFKLDGCVLVSSCEPCPMCLASSLWARVDRVVYAADRHDAAKAGFDDLAFYDLFSTPRDTWSVPVAQVSVEDGFTPFATWLDQPDRIDY
- a CDS encoding hydroxypyruvate isomerase family protein, translated to MTVSVPDALRLDVNLSILFTELPLLERPAAAKAAGFDAVEFWWPFESPTPGDAEVTRFVRAVRDAGVQLIGLNFAAGDLPAGDRGLVSLPHRSREFRESLPIAIGIAEELGCRAFNALYGNRIDGTDGTEQDELAAENLAIAARAAGGIGAVVLLEPVSGVAAYPLRTAADALGVLDRVQREDHGWNLRLLADLYHLTVNGDDLDTVIAAHTGRIGHVQIADAPGRNEPGTGAIDIDGYLGKLAANGYSGYVGLEYQPSGSSADSFGWLSQTTKELHD
- a CDS encoding gamma-glutamylcyclotransferase, yielding MALMFLNGGAMRGEPLHHLLGGAPLVTTTTTAPKYRFYSVGDQCPALFPVSHGGAAVAGEVYDIGLDALRDHVLPSEPHELELGVVELADGSSAFAMLLRRPYTSHVQLRDITEIGDWRAYRRTRERAA